One window from the genome of Strix uralensis isolate ZFMK-TIS-50842 chromosome 22, bStrUra1, whole genome shotgun sequence encodes:
- the FAM117A gene encoding protein FAM117A isoform X2 — translation MQGLMLLLPSHMAFCSYTFSHLELEFHCSNGILADKKMYLTGHVPGTVSAVGAAAPLYTEVFGKHTIALNSFNAGFSVVNSLPACHALILGRKENICTQSTWSIVLCVALIPCQEATGPVLMCVVICMSNQNEMQTNLPAGLNLPLSCYLFGFGDNTFFFPAARVTTGLQKRAGALPARGPRVNHSFGAGRGAMEGKAQQNACSSVPCAAAVEKICRPRQPRVRRTSSLDTIVGSYLLGQWPREAEGASTSCMNDKATQTPVSWHDAEVGKASSSAHKRSASWGSTDHRREIAKLKQQLQRTKLNGRSGKEKEKSSPLQGDHAVLASLRDSPSGFLSPSPILRLSPCLHRSLEGLNQELEEAFVKEQGDEELWRILDVPDGHRAPAPAQRGSGDTSITLEPSSGSCSSLSLSPSPSVPLHLSPHTPGRLAAEEPSSAADEGQPDPKEKEEGSPSPVLAFASSPRPNHSYMFKREPPEGCEKVRAFEEASSPSPDQPFRPSCPDKNKVHFNPTGSAFCPVSLVKPLFPNVGFLFRGFPPPSSPGPGPFPSCQPPAPSPFLGVRKDAAVDGFSEVSKSPSLNYEHWKRGQPDESVVFHSSLVV, via the exons ATGCAAGGACTAATGCTTCTCTTGCCCTCCCACATGGCTTTTTGTTCCTACACTTTTTCTCACCTAGAACTGGAATTCCACTGCTCAAATGGTATTTTAGCTGAtaaaaagatgtatttaacaGGCCATGTCCCTGGAACAGTCTCAGCAGTGGGTGCCGCAGCACCTTTGTATACAGAGGTATTTGGCAAACACACCATAGCGCTTAACAGTTTTAATGCTGGGTTTAGTGTGGTTAACTCGCTACCTGCCTGCCATGCCctcattttggggaggaaagagaacatCTGTACACAAAGCACCTGGAGCATTGTGCTGTGCGTGGCCTTAATACCTTGCCAGGAGGCCACGGGGCCGGTTCTAATGTGCGTGGTAATTTGCATGTCTAATCAAAACGAAATGCAAACAAACCTTCCTGCTGGCTTGAACTTGCCTCTTTCTTGCTACCTTTTTGGTTTTGGCgataacacctttttttttccagctgcaagGGTGACGACAGGGCTGCAGAAGAGGGCAGGTGCGCTGCCTGCCCGTGGGCCACGCGTTAATCACTCGTTTGGAGCTGGCCGGGGTGCGATGGAGGGGAAGGCACAGCAAAACGCATGCT CCAGcgttccctgtgctgctgctgttgagaaGATCTGCCGTCCCCGGCAGCCCCGTGTGCGGCGCACCTCTTCGTTAGACACCATCGTGGGCTCGTACCTGTTGGGACAGTGGCCAAGGGAAGCTGAAGGAGCTTCCACTTCGTGCATGAATGACAAAGCTACCCAG ACTCCAGTGTCCTGGCATGACGCGGAAGTGGGGAAAGCCAGCTCCAGTGCTCACAAGCGTTCTGCTTCTTGGGGTAGCACAGATCACCGCAGAGAG ATTGCCAAACTGAAGCAACAGCTCCAGCGAACAAAGCTAAATGGCAGAAGtggcaaagaaaaggagaagagctCCCCGCTCCAGGGGGACCATGCTGTCCTTGCATCGCTCAGG GACTCTCCTTCAGGCTTCCTTTCTCCGTCTCCCATTTTGAGGCTCAGCCCCTGCTTGCATAGGAGCCTGGAAGGGCTAAACCAGGAACTGGAGGAAGCGTTTGTGAAGGAACAGGGAGATGAAGAGCTTTGGCGG ATACTGGATGTGCCAGATGGCCACAGGGCTCCCGCGCCTGCCCAGAGAGGCTCTGGAGATACGTCCATCACTCTGGAGCCCAGCAGTGGCAGCTGTAGcagcctctctctttctccttccccctccgTGCCTCTCCACCTTTCTCCGCACACCCCAGGGAGACTGGCAGCAGAAGAGCCCTCCTCTGCAGCAGACGAGGGGCAGCCAGATCCAAAGGAGAAAG AGGAGGGCAGCCCTTCACCAGTCCTGGCCTTTGCTTCTTCTCCTCGACCCAACCACAGCTACATGTTTAAACGGGAACCTCCTGAGGGATGTGAGAAGGTCCGGGCCTTTGAAGAAGCTTC ctcccccagccccgaTCAGCCCTTCCGGCCTTCCTGCCCTGATAAGAACAAAGTGCACTTCAACCCCACCGGTTCTGCCTTCTGCCCCGTCAGCCTGGTGAAGCCTCTCTTCCCAAACGTTGGCTTCCTCTTCCGGGGTTTTCCGCCTCCTTCCAGCCCTGGCCCGGGCCCGTTTCCATCCTgccagccccccgcccccagcccgtTCCTCGGGGTGCGGAAGGACGCTGCGGTAGACGGCTTCAGCGAGGTCTCCAAGTCTCCTTCGCTGAATTACGAACACTGGAAGCGCGGCCAGCCCGACGAGAGCGTCGTCTTCCACAGCTCTCTGGTGGTGTGA
- the FAM117A gene encoding protein FAM117A isoform X3: protein MQGLMLLLPSHMAFCSYTFSHLELEFHCSNGILADKKMYLTGHVPGTVSAVGAAAPLYTEVFGKHTIALNSFNAGFSVVNSLPACHALILGRKENICTQSTWSIVLCVALIPCQEATGPVLMCVVICMSNQNEMQTNLPAGLNLPLSCYLFGFGDNTFFFPAARVTTGLQKRAGALPARGPRVNHSFGAGRGAMEGKAQQNACSSVPCAAAVEKICRPRQPRVRRTSSLDTIVGSYLLGQWPREAEGASTSCMNDKATQIAKLKQQLQRTKLNGRSGKEKEKSSPLQGDHAVLASLRDSPSGFLSPSPILRLSPCLHRSLEGLNQELEEAFVKEQGDEELWRILDVPDGHRAPAPAQRGSGDTSITLEPSSGSCSSLSLSPSPSVPLHLSPHTPGRLAAEEPSSAADEGQPDPKEKEEGSPSPVLAFASSPRPNHSYMFKREPPEGCEKVRAFEEASSPSPDQPFRPSCPDKNKVHFNPTGSAFCPVSLVKPLFPNVGFLFRGFPPPSSPGPGPFPSCQPPAPSPFLGVRKDAAVDGFSEVSKSPSLNYEHWKRGQPDESVVFHSSLVV, encoded by the exons ATGCAAGGACTAATGCTTCTCTTGCCCTCCCACATGGCTTTTTGTTCCTACACTTTTTCTCACCTAGAACTGGAATTCCACTGCTCAAATGGTATTTTAGCTGAtaaaaagatgtatttaacaGGCCATGTCCCTGGAACAGTCTCAGCAGTGGGTGCCGCAGCACCTTTGTATACAGAGGTATTTGGCAAACACACCATAGCGCTTAACAGTTTTAATGCTGGGTTTAGTGTGGTTAACTCGCTACCTGCCTGCCATGCCctcattttggggaggaaagagaacatCTGTACACAAAGCACCTGGAGCATTGTGCTGTGCGTGGCCTTAATACCTTGCCAGGAGGCCACGGGGCCGGTTCTAATGTGCGTGGTAATTTGCATGTCTAATCAAAACGAAATGCAAACAAACCTTCCTGCTGGCTTGAACTTGCCTCTTTCTTGCTACCTTTTTGGTTTTGGCgataacacctttttttttccagctgcaagGGTGACGACAGGGCTGCAGAAGAGGGCAGGTGCGCTGCCTGCCCGTGGGCCACGCGTTAATCACTCGTTTGGAGCTGGCCGGGGTGCGATGGAGGGGAAGGCACAGCAAAACGCATGCT CCAGcgttccctgtgctgctgctgttgagaaGATCTGCCGTCCCCGGCAGCCCCGTGTGCGGCGCACCTCTTCGTTAGACACCATCGTGGGCTCGTACCTGTTGGGACAGTGGCCAAGGGAAGCTGAAGGAGCTTCCACTTCGTGCATGAATGACAAAGCTACCCAG ATTGCCAAACTGAAGCAACAGCTCCAGCGAACAAAGCTAAATGGCAGAAGtggcaaagaaaaggagaagagctCCCCGCTCCAGGGGGACCATGCTGTCCTTGCATCGCTCAGG GACTCTCCTTCAGGCTTCCTTTCTCCGTCTCCCATTTTGAGGCTCAGCCCCTGCTTGCATAGGAGCCTGGAAGGGCTAAACCAGGAACTGGAGGAAGCGTTTGTGAAGGAACAGGGAGATGAAGAGCTTTGGCGG ATACTGGATGTGCCAGATGGCCACAGGGCTCCCGCGCCTGCCCAGAGAGGCTCTGGAGATACGTCCATCACTCTGGAGCCCAGCAGTGGCAGCTGTAGcagcctctctctttctccttccccctccgTGCCTCTCCACCTTTCTCCGCACACCCCAGGGAGACTGGCAGCAGAAGAGCCCTCCTCTGCAGCAGACGAGGGGCAGCCAGATCCAAAGGAGAAAG AGGAGGGCAGCCCTTCACCAGTCCTGGCCTTTGCTTCTTCTCCTCGACCCAACCACAGCTACATGTTTAAACGGGAACCTCCTGAGGGATGTGAGAAGGTCCGGGCCTTTGAAGAAGCTTC ctcccccagccccgaTCAGCCCTTCCGGCCTTCCTGCCCTGATAAGAACAAAGTGCACTTCAACCCCACCGGTTCTGCCTTCTGCCCCGTCAGCCTGGTGAAGCCTCTCTTCCCAAACGTTGGCTTCCTCTTCCGGGGTTTTCCGCCTCCTTCCAGCCCTGGCCCGGGCCCGTTTCCATCCTgccagccccccgcccccagcccgtTCCTCGGGGTGCGGAAGGACGCTGCGGTAGACGGCTTCAGCGAGGTCTCCAAGTCTCCTTCGCTGAATTACGAACACTGGAAGCGCGGCCAGCCCGACGAGAGCGTCGTCTTCCACAGCTCTCTGGTGGTGTGA
- the FAM117A gene encoding protein FAM117A isoform X4, translated as MQGLMLLLPSHMAFCSYTFSHLELEFHCSNGILADKKMYLTGHVPGTVSAVGAAAPLYTEVFGKHTIALNSFNAGFSVVNSLPACHALILGRKENICTQSTWSIVLCVALIPCQEATGPVLMCVVICMSNQNEMQTNLPAGLNLPLSCYLFGFGDNTFFFPAARVTTGLQKRAGALPARGPRVNHSFGAGRGAMEGKAQQNACSSVPCAAAVEKICRPRQPRVRRTSSLDTIVGSYLLGQWPREAEGASTSCMNDKATQDSPSGFLSPSPILRLSPCLHRSLEGLNQELEEAFVKEQGDEELWRILDVPDGHRAPAPAQRGSGDTSITLEPSSGSCSSLSLSPSPSVPLHLSPHTPGRLAAEEPSSAADEGQPDPKEKEEGSPSPVLAFASSPRPNHSYMFKREPPEGCEKVRAFEEASSPSPDQPFRPSCPDKNKVHFNPTGSAFCPVSLVKPLFPNVGFLFRGFPPPSSPGPGPFPSCQPPAPSPFLGVRKDAAVDGFSEVSKSPSLNYEHWKRGQPDESVVFHSSLVV; from the exons ATGCAAGGACTAATGCTTCTCTTGCCCTCCCACATGGCTTTTTGTTCCTACACTTTTTCTCACCTAGAACTGGAATTCCACTGCTCAAATGGTATTTTAGCTGAtaaaaagatgtatttaacaGGCCATGTCCCTGGAACAGTCTCAGCAGTGGGTGCCGCAGCACCTTTGTATACAGAGGTATTTGGCAAACACACCATAGCGCTTAACAGTTTTAATGCTGGGTTTAGTGTGGTTAACTCGCTACCTGCCTGCCATGCCctcattttggggaggaaagagaacatCTGTACACAAAGCACCTGGAGCATTGTGCTGTGCGTGGCCTTAATACCTTGCCAGGAGGCCACGGGGCCGGTTCTAATGTGCGTGGTAATTTGCATGTCTAATCAAAACGAAATGCAAACAAACCTTCCTGCTGGCTTGAACTTGCCTCTTTCTTGCTACCTTTTTGGTTTTGGCgataacacctttttttttccagctgcaagGGTGACGACAGGGCTGCAGAAGAGGGCAGGTGCGCTGCCTGCCCGTGGGCCACGCGTTAATCACTCGTTTGGAGCTGGCCGGGGTGCGATGGAGGGGAAGGCACAGCAAAACGCATGCT CCAGcgttccctgtgctgctgctgttgagaaGATCTGCCGTCCCCGGCAGCCCCGTGTGCGGCGCACCTCTTCGTTAGACACCATCGTGGGCTCGTACCTGTTGGGACAGTGGCCAAGGGAAGCTGAAGGAGCTTCCACTTCGTGCATGAATGACAAAGCTACCCAG GACTCTCCTTCAGGCTTCCTTTCTCCGTCTCCCATTTTGAGGCTCAGCCCCTGCTTGCATAGGAGCCTGGAAGGGCTAAACCAGGAACTGGAGGAAGCGTTTGTGAAGGAACAGGGAGATGAAGAGCTTTGGCGG ATACTGGATGTGCCAGATGGCCACAGGGCTCCCGCGCCTGCCCAGAGAGGCTCTGGAGATACGTCCATCACTCTGGAGCCCAGCAGTGGCAGCTGTAGcagcctctctctttctccttccccctccgTGCCTCTCCACCTTTCTCCGCACACCCCAGGGAGACTGGCAGCAGAAGAGCCCTCCTCTGCAGCAGACGAGGGGCAGCCAGATCCAAAGGAGAAAG AGGAGGGCAGCCCTTCACCAGTCCTGGCCTTTGCTTCTTCTCCTCGACCCAACCACAGCTACATGTTTAAACGGGAACCTCCTGAGGGATGTGAGAAGGTCCGGGCCTTTGAAGAAGCTTC ctcccccagccccgaTCAGCCCTTCCGGCCTTCCTGCCCTGATAAGAACAAAGTGCACTTCAACCCCACCGGTTCTGCCTTCTGCCCCGTCAGCCTGGTGAAGCCTCTCTTCCCAAACGTTGGCTTCCTCTTCCGGGGTTTTCCGCCTCCTTCCAGCCCTGGCCCGGGCCCGTTTCCATCCTgccagccccccgcccccagcccgtTCCTCGGGGTGCGGAAGGACGCTGCGGTAGACGGCTTCAGCGAGGTCTCCAAGTCTCCTTCGCTGAATTACGAACACTGGAAGCGCGGCCAGCCCGACGAGAGCGTCGTCTTCCACAGCTCTCTGGTGGTGTGA
- the FAM117A gene encoding protein FAM117A isoform X11 yields MEGKAQQNACSSVPCAAAVEKICRPRQPRVRRTSSLDTIVGSYLLGQWPREAEGASTSCMNDKATQPCFSSLQTPVSWHDAEVGKASSSAHKRSASWGSTDHRREIAKLKQQLQRTKLNGRSGKEKEKSSPLQGDHAVLASLRDSPSGFLSPSPILRLSPCLHRSLEGLNQELEEAFVKEQGDEELWRILDVPDGHRAPAPAQRGSGDTSITLEPSSGSCSSLSLSPSPSVPLHLSPHTPGRLAAEEPSSAADEGQPDPKEKEEGSPSPVLAFASSPRPNHSYMFKREPPEGCEKVRAFEEASSPSPDQPFRPSCPDKNKVHFNPTGSAFCPVSLVKPLFPNVGFLFRGFPPPSSPGPGPFPSCQPPAPSPFLGVRKDAAVDGFSEVSKSPSLNYEHWKRGQPDESVVFHSSLVV; encoded by the exons ATGGAGGGGAAGGCACAGCAAAACGCATGCT CCAGcgttccctgtgctgctgctgttgagaaGATCTGCCGTCCCCGGCAGCCCCGTGTGCGGCGCACCTCTTCGTTAGACACCATCGTGGGCTCGTACCTGTTGGGACAGTGGCCAAGGGAAGCTGAAGGAGCTTCCACTTCGTGCATGAATGACAAAGCTACCCAG CCGTGTTTCTCATCACTTCAGACTCCAGTGTCCTGGCATGACGCGGAAGTGGGGAAAGCCAGCTCCAGTGCTCACAAGCGTTCTGCTTCTTGGGGTAGCACAGATCACCGCAGAGAG ATTGCCAAACTGAAGCAACAGCTCCAGCGAACAAAGCTAAATGGCAGAAGtggcaaagaaaaggagaagagctCCCCGCTCCAGGGGGACCATGCTGTCCTTGCATCGCTCAGG GACTCTCCTTCAGGCTTCCTTTCTCCGTCTCCCATTTTGAGGCTCAGCCCCTGCTTGCATAGGAGCCTGGAAGGGCTAAACCAGGAACTGGAGGAAGCGTTTGTGAAGGAACAGGGAGATGAAGAGCTTTGGCGG ATACTGGATGTGCCAGATGGCCACAGGGCTCCCGCGCCTGCCCAGAGAGGCTCTGGAGATACGTCCATCACTCTGGAGCCCAGCAGTGGCAGCTGTAGcagcctctctctttctccttccccctccgTGCCTCTCCACCTTTCTCCGCACACCCCAGGGAGACTGGCAGCAGAAGAGCCCTCCTCTGCAGCAGACGAGGGGCAGCCAGATCCAAAGGAGAAAG AGGAGGGCAGCCCTTCACCAGTCCTGGCCTTTGCTTCTTCTCCTCGACCCAACCACAGCTACATGTTTAAACGGGAACCTCCTGAGGGATGTGAGAAGGTCCGGGCCTTTGAAGAAGCTTC ctcccccagccccgaTCAGCCCTTCCGGCCTTCCTGCCCTGATAAGAACAAAGTGCACTTCAACCCCACCGGTTCTGCCTTCTGCCCCGTCAGCCTGGTGAAGCCTCTCTTCCCAAACGTTGGCTTCCTCTTCCGGGGTTTTCCGCCTCCTTCCAGCCCTGGCCCGGGCCCGTTTCCATCCTgccagccccccgcccccagcccgtTCCTCGGGGTGCGGAAGGACGCTGCGGTAGACGGCTTCAGCGAGGTCTCCAAGTCTCCTTCGCTGAATTACGAACACTGGAAGCGCGGCCAGCCCGACGAGAGCGTCGTCTTCCACAGCTCTCTGGTGGTGTGA
- the FAM117A gene encoding protein FAM117A isoform X12 yields the protein MNDKATQPCFSSLQTPVSWHDAEVGKASSSAHKRSASWGSTDHRREIAKLKQQLQRTKLNGRSGKEKEKSSPLQGDHAVLASLRDSPSGFLSPSPILRLSPCLHRSLEGLNQELEEAFVKEQGDEELWRILDVPDGHRAPAPAQRGSGDTSITLEPSSGSCSSLSLSPSPSVPLHLSPHTPGRLAAEEPSSAADEGQPDPKEKEEGSPSPVLAFASSPRPNHSYMFKREPPEGCEKVRAFEEASSPSPDQPFRPSCPDKNKVHFNPTGSAFCPVSLVKPLFPNVGFLFRGFPPPSSPGPGPFPSCQPPAPSPFLGVRKDAAVDGFSEVSKSPSLNYEHWKRGQPDESVVFHSSLVV from the exons ATGAATGACAAAGCTACCCAG CCGTGTTTCTCATCACTTCAGACTCCAGTGTCCTGGCATGACGCGGAAGTGGGGAAAGCCAGCTCCAGTGCTCACAAGCGTTCTGCTTCTTGGGGTAGCACAGATCACCGCAGAGAG ATTGCCAAACTGAAGCAACAGCTCCAGCGAACAAAGCTAAATGGCAGAAGtggcaaagaaaaggagaagagctCCCCGCTCCAGGGGGACCATGCTGTCCTTGCATCGCTCAGG GACTCTCCTTCAGGCTTCCTTTCTCCGTCTCCCATTTTGAGGCTCAGCCCCTGCTTGCATAGGAGCCTGGAAGGGCTAAACCAGGAACTGGAGGAAGCGTTTGTGAAGGAACAGGGAGATGAAGAGCTTTGGCGG ATACTGGATGTGCCAGATGGCCACAGGGCTCCCGCGCCTGCCCAGAGAGGCTCTGGAGATACGTCCATCACTCTGGAGCCCAGCAGTGGCAGCTGTAGcagcctctctctttctccttccccctccgTGCCTCTCCACCTTTCTCCGCACACCCCAGGGAGACTGGCAGCAGAAGAGCCCTCCTCTGCAGCAGACGAGGGGCAGCCAGATCCAAAGGAGAAAG AGGAGGGCAGCCCTTCACCAGTCCTGGCCTTTGCTTCTTCTCCTCGACCCAACCACAGCTACATGTTTAAACGGGAACCTCCTGAGGGATGTGAGAAGGTCCGGGCCTTTGAAGAAGCTTC ctcccccagccccgaTCAGCCCTTCCGGCCTTCCTGCCCTGATAAGAACAAAGTGCACTTCAACCCCACCGGTTCTGCCTTCTGCCCCGTCAGCCTGGTGAAGCCTCTCTTCCCAAACGTTGGCTTCCTCTTCCGGGGTTTTCCGCCTCCTTCCAGCCCTGGCCCGGGCCCGTTTCCATCCTgccagccccccgcccccagcccgtTCCTCGGGGTGCGGAAGGACGCTGCGGTAGACGGCTTCAGCGAGGTCTCCAAGTCTCCTTCGCTGAATTACGAACACTGGAAGCGCGGCCAGCCCGACGAGAGCGTCGTCTTCCACAGCTCTCTGGTGGTGTGA